CCACCTGCACAGCCCCCACAGAACGCAACCCACGAACACAAATCCCACGAACACAAGCCATTAGACAGAAGCATTAGGTTGTTTTTCGGCATTTGGCGTGTTTTTTTGGGCAATCACAAGTGAACTGATGAACGGATTAAGTAACGAATTAAGAAATTTGTTACGAAACCTAAACCTTTATATCATGATTGGCCCCTTCTGCAAGTCAGAATTCCCCTCGGTTTTTCTAGGGAAGTTCAGCTGATTGAGAATTTTTCGCGAGTTGGCATTGAGAAGAAACAGGGGTATCACGTGAGTGTGATAGGTGCCTAGTGGAAATCGATCGGCTCGATAGAATGGAGATACCGTAGCGGCAGATAAGGCAAGATTCCATTAAAGGGCGATCTCAGGCTTGTTTGTTCCTGCATGAACCCAATCCGGCGATCGTGATTGAAATTGTCTCACCGGGGAGCGAAGCCACAGAAAGCGACCAACGGGATTACGTGCAAAAGCCCAAGGAATATGGCGATCGCGGCATTCCAGAGTTTTGGCAAATTGATCCAGAACGGGCCTGGGTGCGAGTTGGGCGTTTGGTCAGCGACCGGCAGGACGATCGGCAGGAGCACGATCGCTATGAGTTTCTGACGTTTCAAGGGGATGCACTGCTCCAGTCGGCAGCTTTTCCAACGTTGCAGCTAACGTTGCAGCTAACAGCGGCACAGGTACTGAGTGCGGATGATTAGCGCCGAGATGGTTAGCGCCGAGATGGTTAGCGCTAAGGGCAATCACCCCCCCACTGAGGCTCAACTCAGGTGGCTCAACTAGGAAATTCCAGACGTTTTCTAGAAAACCATAGACAATAGAAACTAATTTTAGTCACTTCAATTGTTTTCTAGAAACAGAGACTGCTATGGATTGGTGGCAACGGTTACAGAAAAATAACCTGGCTCGCTGGGGTGGCCTGATTTTGGCCTTGTTCTACATCATTGTGATTTTGGCTGAGTTCATTGCGCCCTATGATCCCTACGATTCCCAGGTCGATGGGGCACTCTTGCCACCGACTCAAATCCACTGGGTTGATCAGTCCGGCAAATTCATCGGCCCCCATGTCTATCCCACCACCCAAGGCCCGATCGATGTGCAAACTGGCCAGCGGGAACTGCGGGTCGATCGCAGCCAACCTTCCCCCCTGCGACTGTTTGTCCAAGGGGCGAACTATAAGCTGGCTGGCTTGATTCCCAGTAATCTCCATCTCTTGGGCACCGATGGCAACGGCAAATTGAACCTGCTGGGTACCGACGAGCAAGCCCGCGACCAATTCAGTCGCCTCGTCTATGGTGGGCGCGTCAGCTTGTTTATCGGGCTGGTGGGGATCGCCATTTCCTTCCCGATCGGGATGCTGGTGGGTGGCATCGCAGGCTACTTTGGTGGTTGGATCGATGTCATCCTGATGCGGTTAGTGGAAGTCTTGATGACGATTCCTGGCATTTACCTACTGATTGCCTTGGCTGCGGTTCTCCCACCGGGCCTCACCAGTTCCCAACGATTTTTGCTCGTCACGTTCATCACCTCATTGATCAGCTGGGCTAGCTTGGCACGGGTGATTCGGGGTCAGGTTTTATCCATCAAGGAACGGGAATTTATCCAAGCTGCGCGTGCCATGGGGGGTAAACCGCTCTACATCATCCTGCGGCACGTCCTGCCCCAGACCGCGACCTATGTGATTATTTCCGCCACGCTGTCTGTTCCGAGTTTTATTATTGCGGAGGCAATTCTTAGTCTGATTGGCCTAGGAATTCAACAGCCGGATCCAT
This genomic window from Alkalinema sp. FACHB-956 contains:
- a CDS encoding Uma2 family endonuclease — its product is MFLHEPNPAIVIEIVSPGSEATESDQRDYVQKPKEYGDRGIPEFWQIDPERAWVRVGRLVSDRQDDRQEHDRYEFLTFQGDALLQSAAFPTLQLTLQLTAAQVLSADD
- a CDS encoding ABC transporter permease, which codes for MDWWQRLQKNNLARWGGLILALFYIIVILAEFIAPYDPYDSQVDGALLPPTQIHWVDQSGKFIGPHVYPTTQGPIDVQTGQRELRVDRSQPSPLRLFVQGANYKLAGLIPSNLHLLGTDGNGKLNLLGTDEQARDQFSRLVYGGRVSLFIGLVGIAISFPIGMLVGGIAGYFGGWIDVILMRLVEVLMTIPGIYLLIALAAVLPPGLTSSQRFLLVTFITSLISWASLARVIRGQVLSIKEREFIQAARAMGGKPLYIILRHVLPQTATYVIISATLSVPSFIIAEAILSLIGLGIQQPDPSWGNMLSLATNASILILQPWLIWAPASLIVVTVLAFNLLGDGLRDVLDPRSLER